A stretch of Deinococcus aerius DNA encodes these proteins:
- a CDS encoding Rad52/Rad22 family DNA repair protein — protein MSYQQLREQLAAPFPSQRVSWKPQAFSRDRSSALMVAFVDARTVMERLDAVCPGDWTFDVKLFPGTPPTARGRLTVLGLTRSDVGEAGEGEAGTLKAAASDALKRCAVHFGVGRYLYDLPRAWVAWDEARRAPVEPPKLPDWALPEDERVTGASHVIGALDALRAGLPQDVARLREVYRHVKAALDAAARTS, from the coding sequence CAGCTCGCCGCGCCCTTCCCGTCGCAGCGCGTCTCCTGGAAACCCCAGGCGTTCAGCCGCGACCGGTCCTCGGCGCTGATGGTGGCGTTCGTGGACGCGCGCACGGTGATGGAGCGCCTGGACGCCGTTTGTCCGGGCGACTGGACCTTTGACGTGAAGCTCTTTCCCGGCACCCCGCCCACCGCCCGGGGCCGCCTGACCGTGCTGGGCCTGACCCGCAGCGACGTGGGCGAGGCCGGGGAGGGGGAGGCGGGCACCCTGAAGGCGGCGGCGAGCGACGCCCTCAAACGCTGCGCCGTGCATTTCGGCGTGGGCCGCTACCTGTACGACCTGCCCCGCGCCTGGGTCGCCTGGGACGAGGCGAGACGCGCGCCGGTCGAGCCCCCGAAACTGCCGGACTGGGCGCTGCCAGAAGACGAGCGGGTGACCGGGGCCTCGCACGTGATCGGGGCGCTCGACGCCCTGCGCGCGGGCCTGCCGCAGGACGTGGCGAGGCTGCGCGAGGTGTACCGCCACGTCAAGGCGGCGCTGGACGCGGCGGCCCGGACCTCCTGA